A region of Allocoleopsis franciscana PCC 7113 DNA encodes the following proteins:
- a CDS encoding aspartate:alanine exchanger family transporter → MLILAVAHRGKSFMFEVLREFLAHQPIMLLFLTIGLGYLLSKFRVKGIGLGMASVLFVGIALGAWGKESFRLPEIVSQLGLLLFVYTIGLHAGPAFFRILKRRGLALALLALVAVIAGATIAQLAVKVFGVNPAIAVGLFCGGLTNTPALAAATEMLRGKPESVFLTIGYSVAYPLAVIMPIAIAEFVALFKHVNIKKETQRAEQESGNQTEPPVARNLKIISPQLAGVTIHDSPLAKLGVRVSRVQHEENVSVATPNTQLEVGDIVRIVGTDENVAQAMALGGIEVVLQPGPESRRDQVDYRRILLTNRRLVGRKLCESGIEQKWNAVVTRIRRGDVDFVPTDNTVLERGDRLRVVAKTDDIPGLTKYLGDSLHALSETDYLSLSLGILIGVLLGSATIVLPGNLRLSLGLAGGPLIAALFLGWRGRTGPIIWDLPAEISTTFREFGLVLFFSAVGIKSGGHFVDAVANNGVLLLMIGGMITLVSTLVLLGGSILVLKLDWVTATGTLAGGQTQPAILSFIGNLAKSEAPNTAYVSIMPTAMIAKILMAQVLLWWLGI, encoded by the coding sequence ATGCTCATCCTAGCTGTAGCACATCGGGGTAAGTCCTTTATGTTTGAAGTCCTTCGGGAGTTTCTCGCGCATCAGCCGATTATGCTTCTGTTCTTAACGATTGGCTTGGGGTATCTCTTAAGCAAATTTCGGGTGAAAGGTATTGGCTTGGGTATGGCATCGGTGCTGTTTGTCGGGATTGCGCTGGGTGCATGGGGGAAAGAGTCATTCCGCCTGCCTGAAATCGTCTCCCAACTTGGATTGCTCTTGTTTGTCTATACCATCGGACTCCATGCGGGGCCGGCATTTTTTAGAATTCTGAAACGGCGCGGACTGGCATTGGCGCTGTTGGCACTGGTAGCGGTTATCGCTGGGGCGACAATAGCGCAGCTTGCGGTGAAGGTGTTCGGCGTCAATCCTGCGATCGCCGTTGGGTTGTTCTGTGGTGGGTTGACGAACACGCCTGCACTCGCTGCTGCTACTGAAATGCTCAGAGGAAAGCCGGAAAGCGTGTTTCTCACGATTGGTTACTCGGTTGCCTATCCGTTAGCTGTGATTATGCCGATCGCGATCGCAGAGTTTGTTGCGTTGTTCAAGCATGTGAATATCAAAAAAGAAACTCAGCGTGCCGAACAAGAAAGCGGAAACCAAACTGAACCGCCTGTGGCGCGAAATCTTAAAATTATCTCGCCTCAATTGGCTGGAGTCACCATTCACGACTCGCCCCTAGCAAAGCTGGGTGTCAGAGTGAGTCGAGTGCAACACGAGGAGAATGTAAGTGTGGCAACACCCAACACACAATTGGAAGTTGGGGACATTGTTCGCATTGTCGGTACAGACGAGAACGTGGCTCAGGCAATGGCACTCGGCGGCATCGAAGTGGTGTTACAACCGGGGCCTGAATCGCGGCGCGATCAAGTCGATTATCGTCGCATCCTGCTCACGAATAGAAGGCTAGTGGGTCGTAAACTTTGTGAAAGTGGGATTGAACAGAAGTGGAACGCGGTTGTCACACGTATCCGCCGAGGGGATGTAGATTTTGTACCAACGGATAACACGGTACTGGAACGAGGCGATCGCTTGCGTGTGGTGGCGAAGACGGATGATATACCGGGCTTAACGAAGTATTTAGGCGACTCATTGCACGCCCTCAGCGAAACAGATTATCTCTCACTCTCTCTGGGAATTCTGATTGGAGTTTTGCTGGGTAGTGCGACGATTGTACTTCCGGGCAATTTGAGGCTGAGTCTCGGACTTGCTGGTGGCCCTTTAATCGCGGCTCTTTTCCTGGGATGGCGGGGGAGAACTGGCCCAATTATTTGGGATTTACCGGCTGAAATTAGTACTACATTCCGCGAATTTGGACTTGTCTTATTTTTTAGTGCAGTTGGGATTAAGTCCGGCGGACATTTTGTAGACGCGGTGGCGAATAACGGTGTTTTACTGTTGATGATTGGTGGGATGATTACGCTGGTTTCCACACTCGTTTTGCTTGGTGGTTCCATCCTAGTGCTAAAGCTAGATTGGGTGACGGCAACGGGAACTCTGGCGGGTGGGCAAACTCAGCCTGCGATTCTCAGTTTTATCGGGAATTTAGCCAAGTCCGAAGCGCCGAATACGGCTTATGTTTCAATTATGCCCACGGCAATGATTGCCAAAATTCTCATGGCTCAAGTGTTGCTGTGGTGGTTGGGAATTTAA
- a CDS encoding cysteine desulfurase family protein → MQIYLDYSATTPPRPEVIATMQDVLTQQWGNPSSLHEWGQRAATVVEQARMQVAGLINAPAESIIFTSGGTEANNLAIMGVARGYRKPQHIIISSVEHSAVAEPVGLLEQWGWEVTRLPVDKDGRVNPNDLENALQPNTVLVSIIYGQSEVGTLQPIHTLAQITRQKGVLFHTDAVQVAGRLAIDVKELPVDLLSMSSHKIYGPQGSGALYIRRGVELVPVMLGGGQELQLRSGTQAVPMIAGFGVAAELAAAEMATETSRLMRLRDRLFEQLSDTPNLIPTGSRLHRLPHHVSFAVIGDGKTVTGKTLVRQLNLAGIGISSGSACHSGKLSPSPILKAMDYSDAVALGSIRLTLGRDTMEADVDWTAMVLKQVLARLIPELACARC, encoded by the coding sequence ATGCAAATTTATCTAGACTACAGCGCTACAACACCGCCGCGTCCAGAAGTCATTGCCACGATGCAGGATGTCCTCACCCAACAGTGGGGCAATCCATCCAGCTTACACGAGTGGGGGCAACGCGCTGCAACGGTGGTGGAGCAGGCGAGAATGCAGGTGGCTGGGCTGATTAATGCACCCGCAGAGTCGATCATCTTCACCTCTGGGGGTACGGAGGCGAATAACCTGGCAATTATGGGGGTGGCAAGAGGGTATCGAAAGCCACAGCACATAATTATTTCCAGCGTTGAGCATTCGGCGGTGGCAGAACCCGTGGGATTGCTGGAACAGTGGGGTTGGGAAGTGACACGGCTGCCGGTGGACAAAGATGGACGAGTGAACCCCAACGATTTAGAAAACGCCTTGCAACCCAATACGGTGTTGGTTTCCATCATCTACGGTCAAAGCGAAGTTGGCACGTTACAACCAATCCATACCCTCGCTCAAATCACTCGCCAAAAAGGCGTTTTGTTTCACACCGATGCAGTGCAGGTGGCTGGACGCTTAGCGATCGATGTCAAGGAACTACCGGTGGATTTATTATCCATGTCGAGCCATAAGATTTATGGCCCCCAAGGTTCAGGGGCATTGTATATTCGTCGTGGCGTCGAGTTAGTGCCCGTGATGTTGGGTGGGGGACAAGAATTGCAACTGCGATCAGGTACGCAGGCGGTGCCGATGATTGCGGGTTTTGGCGTCGCTGCCGAACTCGCGGCGGCAGAAATGGCCACGGAAACCTCTCGATTGATGAGATTGCGCGATCGCCTTTTTGAGCAGTTGAGTGACACCCCAAACCTCATACCCACGGGTTCCCGACTTCACCGCTTACCTCATCATGTCAGCTTTGCGGTCATCGGTGATGGGAAAACGGTGACCGGCAAAACCCTCGTGCGCCAGCTCAATTTGGCTGGAATTGGCATTAGTTCCGGTTCTGCTTGTCATAGTGGCAAACTCAGTCCCAGTCCGATCCTCAAGGCAATGGACTACAGTGACGCCGTTGCTTTGGGAAGTATCCGCCTCACCTTAGGGCGAGATACGATGGAAGCCGATGTGGACTGGACAGCGATGGTACTCAAGCAAGTGTTAGCCAGACTCATACCAGAACTAGCTTGTGCTAGGTGTTGA
- a CDS encoding DUF7682 family zinc-binding protein: MSRRKKTFLCGHKGYGQSCHRCEQQHRVREEKRQQKQEWESTFAADPIDLKNLPAHVVVKARIIIAGLQSRNNYREYGGKRLRHNRWIISIPVTRNYRMICHDQGSLLVPHAVLSHEDYNVDKPGC, translated from the coding sequence ATGTCAAGAAGAAAAAAGACCTTTCTGTGTGGTCATAAGGGGTATGGTCAATCCTGCCACCGATGTGAGCAACAGCATAGAGTACGGGAAGAAAAAAGACAACAAAAACAGGAGTGGGAATCCACCTTTGCCGCAGACCCGATTGATTTAAAAAATCTTCCGGCTCATGTGGTGGTTAAAGCCCGTATAATTATCGCTGGCCTCCAGAGTCGCAATAATTATAGAGAGTATGGGGGAAAGCGGCTCCGCCATAACCGTTGGATTATTAGTATTCCCGTTACCCGGAACTACCGTATGATCTGCCATGACCAGGGTAGTCTGTTGGTTCCCCACGCCGTCTTGTCTCACGAAGATTACAACGTGGATAAACCAGGCTGTTAG
- the gntT gene encoding guanitoxin biosynthesis MATE family efflux transporter GntT, producing MLITTLDRYDFLPRFFRLASVNILSNLMVPLAGLISVAFLGHLGDIRHLAGVTLSTVLFNYIYRTFGFLRMSTTGMTAQAVGREDEQGVLITGLRNGILALGLGMMILILQYPLQEIGFALLSATSDVKASGQAYYDARIWAAPATLLNFVLIGWFLGREQSGKVLVLSAVGNAANILLDYLLIVRLGWESAGAGFATAMSQYLMLLIGIIFICREVRWKEIRGVAGQLFDLSALKEALALNRDIFIRTFAFLSTFSIFTNLSSAMGTMMLTENALLLQVVTLAIYFIDGLAFATESLAGIYRGKEDNEQLTSLVGISGGTGLVLGLSLALVFVLFPEPLFGLLTNHTEVIDSLDQYVSWLLPILGFGSIAFILDGYFLGLAEGPTIRSAALTATLLGFAPSAIAAWLFHSSHLLWLAMSLFMVARVITLGVQLPRTLKG from the coding sequence ATGTTGATTACAACCCTTGATCGGTATGATTTTCTCCCTCGCTTTTTTCGATTGGCGAGCGTCAATATTTTGTCCAATCTCATGGTGCCTCTGGCGGGTTTAATCAGTGTGGCATTCTTGGGTCATTTAGGAGATATTCGTCATTTAGCTGGGGTCACTCTGTCCACCGTTTTATTTAACTATATCTACCGAACTTTTGGTTTTTTGCGGATGAGTACCACGGGGATGACAGCCCAAGCGGTGGGACGAGAGGATGAACAAGGGGTATTAATCACGGGTTTACGGAATGGGATATTGGCGCTGGGACTAGGCATGATGATTTTAATTTTGCAGTACCCCCTACAAGAGATTGGATTTGCCCTACTCAGTGCCACATCAGATGTTAAAGCTTCAGGGCAAGCTTATTATGATGCTCGAATTTGGGCAGCACCAGCGACTCTGCTGAACTTTGTCCTCATCGGTTGGTTTTTGGGACGTGAGCAAAGCGGCAAGGTTTTGGTTTTATCGGCTGTTGGGAATGCCGCCAATATTCTGCTGGATTACTTATTAATTGTTCGATTGGGGTGGGAAAGTGCGGGAGCGGGTTTTGCCACAGCGATGAGTCAATATCTGATGTTGCTCATCGGAATAATTTTCATTTGTCGAGAAGTTCGTTGGAAAGAGATCCGAGGCGTAGCGGGACAACTCTTTGATTTATCCGCATTGAAAGAGGCTTTGGCACTAAATAGAGATATCTTCATCCGAACTTTTGCTTTTCTTTCGACCTTTTCCATCTTCACTAACTTAAGTTCGGCGATGGGAACAATGATGTTAACGGAAAATGCTTTGCTGTTACAGGTTGTGACTCTAGCCATCTACTTTATTGATGGATTAGCCTTCGCTACGGAGAGCTTAGCAGGCATTTATCGGGGGAAAGAAGATAATGAGCAGCTTACCTCCCTCGTTGGCATTTCTGGGGGAACCGGTTTAGTTTTAGGTCTTAGTCTTGCTCTCGTATTTGTTTTATTTCCGGAACCTTTATTTGGATTGCTAACGAATCATACGGAAGTTATTGATAGTCTCGATCAGTATGTTTCTTGGTTACTGCCCATTTTAGGGTTTGGTTCGATTGCTTTTATTTTAGATGGATATTTTTTGGGTTTAGCAGAGGGGCCAACGATTCGTAGTGCTGCCTTAACCGCTACGTTGCTGGGGTTTGCTCCAAGTGCGATCGCCGCTTGGTTGTTTCACAGTAGTCACTTATTATGGTTAGCCATGTCCTTGTTTATGGTAGCCAGAGTGATTACGCTTGGGGTACAGCTACCCAGGACGCTCAAGGGATAA
- a CDS encoding DUF655 domain-containing protein, with product MHLLSQTLCRLGITFFLTLTVSACQRVQSQLPRKAPLPQDLFVQVYFNHAESGEYTEPYRQVTRPGDDLEQQIVEAIATAQSTVNIAVQELRLPKIAQALVQRHQAGVKVQVILENTYNRPWSEFTAAEVAKLPARERDRYKEGVKLIDRNGDNQLTPDEINQRDAIAMLRNAKIPILDDTADGSKGSGLMHHKFVVIDGRTLIVTSANFTTSDMHGDLTNTQTRGNANNLLKIEDSQLAELFTQEFNFMWGDGPGGKPDSRFGVKKPFRPAQQVKLGTTTVTVQFSPTSATQPWSQTSNGLIGQTLSTATKTVDLALFVFSEQSLANLLETNHQQGVQVRGLIDPGFAYRYYSEALDMLGVSLANKCVYEVNNRPWQSPVATIGIPQLPKGDVLHHKFGIVDGQTVITGSHNWSEAANTHNDETLLVIDSSMVAAHFEREFGRLYAKAVLGVPLAVQQKIQAQKQECPQITEAKEKNAPTTGELVNLNTATLEELVTLPGVGPKLAQQIIAARQQKPFTSLEDFDRVSGVGPSLLQKLDGRVVFNSF from the coding sequence TTGCATTTACTGTCTCAAACTCTTTGCCGTCTTGGGATAACCTTCTTTCTAACGCTGACGGTGTCGGCTTGTCAGCGAGTTCAGTCCCAGCTTCCTCGCAAAGCTCCCCTACCTCAAGACCTGTTTGTTCAAGTTTACTTTAATCATGCTGAATCCGGTGAATACACAGAGCCTTATCGGCAGGTAACTCGACCGGGAGATGATTTAGAGCAACAAATTGTAGAGGCGATCGCCACCGCTCAATCTACCGTAAATATTGCCGTTCAAGAGTTACGTTTACCCAAAATCGCCCAAGCACTGGTTCAACGTCACCAAGCTGGGGTGAAAGTCCAAGTCATTCTGGAAAATACCTACAATCGCCCTTGGAGTGAGTTCACTGCTGCTGAAGTCGCCAAACTTCCGGCACGAGAACGCGATCGCTACAAAGAGGGAGTGAAATTAATCGACCGAAATGGGGATAATCAACTCACTCCGGATGAGATTAACCAAAGGGATGCGATCGCCATGTTACGAAACGCTAAAATCCCCATCCTTGACGATACCGCTGATGGTTCCAAAGGCAGTGGCTTGATGCACCATAAATTTGTCGTCATTGATGGACGCACCCTGATTGTTACCTCTGCGAATTTCACCACCAGTGATATGCATGGGGATTTGACAAATACACAAACTCGTGGTAATGCTAATAACCTGTTAAAAATCGAAGATTCCCAGTTAGCCGAGCTGTTTACCCAAGAATTTAACTTCATGTGGGGGGATGGCCCTGGAGGTAAGCCGGATAGTCGGTTTGGTGTCAAAAAACCCTTTCGCCCAGCGCAGCAAGTCAAACTGGGAACCACTACCGTTACCGTGCAGTTTTCCCCAACCTCTGCCACTCAGCCTTGGAGTCAGACGAGTAATGGCTTAATTGGTCAAACCCTGAGTACGGCGACTAAAACTGTTGATTTAGCCTTGTTTGTCTTCTCCGAACAGTCCCTCGCTAACCTCCTGGAAACCAACCATCAACAAGGTGTTCAGGTACGAGGGTTAATTGACCCCGGTTTTGCCTATCGCTATTACAGTGAGGCACTGGATATGCTGGGAGTGTCTTTAGCCAACAAGTGTGTATACGAAGTTAATAACCGTCCTTGGCAAAGTCCCGTTGCCACCATTGGCATTCCCCAGTTACCCAAGGGGGATGTCTTACATCACAAATTTGGCATTGTAGATGGTCAAACGGTGATTACCGGTTCTCACAATTGGTCAGAGGCAGCGAATACCCACAATGATGAGACATTATTAGTGATTGATAGCTCAATGGTTGCCGCCCATTTTGAACGGGAGTTTGGACGCCTCTATGCTAAAGCCGTGCTGGGAGTCCCGTTGGCAGTTCAGCAGAAGATTCAGGCACAAAAGCAAGAATGTCCTCAAATTACTGAGGCGAAAGAGAAGAATGCGCCAACGACTGGAGAGTTGGTTAATCTGAATACTGCAACGCTGGAAGAATTAGTGACTTTGCCGGGAGTTGGCCCCAAACTGGCACAGCAAATCATCGCCGCACGGCAGCAGAAGCCGTTTACTTCTTTAGAAGACTTTGATCGGGTGTCAGGAGTTGGGCCAAGTTTGCTACAAAAATTAGATGGACGGGTGGTATTTAATTCGTTTTGA
- a CDS encoding DUF1995 family protein — MAELPKTLEEAITQAKEATQSALNDGRTRLQVELVFPEIALQAQSIAQQFIPLFEEYGSGLKVLFPDTGAAALARRDWGEVPFKISDVGTSRSPITNKIQAEDKAFLLVAPSAVEVAQVETLCNLAGDRPCVLLNPQLEDISIVGIGMAARKLRERLLSTIEPCYYLRPIDPAAILRSYPGLWQVWLEIDDEYQLIAEEPQRPAGDALELILTKAMGSSETGEGETTASAIKKPGLLTNLQRFLNALSR, encoded by the coding sequence ATGGCAGAGCTTCCTAAAACCCTTGAAGAAGCCATCACCCAAGCCAAAGAGGCAACTCAATCCGCTTTAAATGACGGTCGTACCCGGTTGCAAGTGGAACTGGTATTTCCAGAAATTGCCCTCCAAGCTCAGTCGATCGCACAACAATTTATTCCCTTGTTTGAGGAGTATGGCTCAGGGTTAAAAGTCTTGTTTCCCGATACCGGTGCAGCGGCTCTGGCTCGTCGGGATTGGGGTGAGGTACCCTTTAAAATCAGTGATGTCGGTACTTCCCGCTCACCCATCACCAACAAAATCCAGGCAGAGGACAAGGCGTTCTTGCTCGTTGCACCTTCGGCAGTGGAAGTGGCTCAAGTGGAAACCCTCTGTAATTTGGCCGGCGATCGCCCCTGTGTTTTACTCAATCCCCAGTTAGAAGATATCTCTATTGTTGGGATTGGCATGGCGGCACGTAAGCTGCGTGAGCGATTGCTCAGTACCATCGAGCCTTGTTACTACCTCCGACCCATCGATCCGGCGGCGATCTTGCGCTCATACCCTGGACTGTGGCAAGTTTGGCTAGAAATCGATGATGAGTATCAGCTCATTGCTGAAGAGCCACAAAGACCTGCCGGAGACGCTCTGGAGCTAATTCTTACCAAAGCGATGGGTAGTAGCGAGACGGGTGAAGGCGAAACAACAGCATCTGCCATTAAAAAACCTGGGTTACTGACCAATCTCCAGCGCTTCTTGAATGCACTGAGTCGATGA
- a CDS encoding adenylate/guanylate cyclase domain-containing protein, producing MAQDVTESNWGGSGAYRTRLQESVKLRDQAIAASRVGIVIADTRLPGMPLIYVNPAFEQITGYSAAEVLGYNCRFLQGKETSQPAVAQLRAAIKAGEHCAVTLLNYRKDGTPFWNELTISPIYDEDKKLTHFVGIQSDISDRIKAEQALRLEQQKSERLLLNILPKPIADQLKQFEGSLAQQFTEATILFADIVGFTPLAAQMSPLELLNLLNQIFSVFDQLAEKHGVEKIKTIGDAYMVAGGLPVPTDNHAEAIAQMALDMRQAIGKFQTQQGKSFQIRIGINTGPVVAGVIGIKKFSYDLWGDAVNVASRMESLGLPGKIQVTAITKERLQDKFVFEERGAIEVKGKGKMMTYWLIDRKS from the coding sequence ATCGCTCAAGATGTCACAGAAAGCAATTGGGGAGGCAGTGGCGCGTATCGCACCCGGTTACAGGAATCGGTAAAGTTACGGGATCAGGCGATCGCGGCTAGCCGTGTCGGAATTGTGATTGCCGATACTCGATTACCGGGTATGCCGTTGATTTATGTGAATCCTGCCTTTGAGCAAATCACCGGTTACTCTGCCGCTGAGGTACTCGGTTATAACTGTCGTTTTTTGCAAGGCAAAGAAACCAGTCAGCCTGCTGTGGCACAACTCCGTGCGGCGATTAAAGCTGGAGAACACTGCGCGGTTACTCTACTGAATTACCGGAAAGATGGAACCCCCTTTTGGAATGAACTAACGATTTCACCTATTTATGATGAAGACAAGAAATTAACTCATTTTGTGGGGATTCAATCGGATATTAGTGATCGCATCAAAGCCGAACAAGCCCTACGTTTGGAACAACAAAAATCGGAACGGCTATTATTGAATATTTTGCCTAAGCCGATTGCTGACCAATTGAAACAGTTTGAAGGTTCATTGGCTCAACAATTTACTGAAGCCACTATTTTATTTGCTGATATTGTCGGCTTTACTCCCCTAGCCGCTCAAATGTCCCCTTTAGAATTGCTCAATCTGTTAAATCAGATATTTTCAGTTTTTGACCAATTAGCAGAAAAGCACGGGGTTGAGAAAATTAAAACTATTGGTGATGCCTACATGGTGGCTGGCGGATTGCCGGTACCAACGGATAATCATGCAGAAGCGATCGCTCAAATGGCTTTGGATATGCGGCAAGCTATTGGGAAGTTCCAAACCCAACAAGGTAAATCCTTCCAAATTCGCATCGGCATTAATACTGGGCCAGTTGTAGCGGGTGTGATTGGGATTAAAAAATTTAGCTATGACTTGTGGGGTGATGCCGTTAATGTTGCCTCCCGGATGGAATCATTGGGATTGCCTGGAAAAATTCAAGTTACAGCTATTACCAAAGAGCGTTTGCAGGATAAGTTTGTATTTGAAGAACGGGGTGCGATCGAGGTTAAGGGCAAAGGGAAAATGATGACTTATTGGCTAATCGACAGGAAGAGTTAG